The window CTTCGACCTCGTTGCGATTGATGCTGCGCAACACGCCGCAGTCCGGACATGCTGTCAATTGCAATCATGCATTGGGCACCTCACCGCCGCATGCGGCTCTTCGCAGCAGTGCAGTCCATAGCCAAGCGCTGATGTCGGACCGGTCGCCCGGCATTCCGAGGGTGATGAGGAGCAACCGAAGGCGGATACGAAATGACCGCGGTGGTACAGTTGGGTGGGCTCGAACCACCGACCTCCTGTTCCACAGACAGGCGCTCTAACCAACTGAGCTACAACTGCATTCCTGATCGCGCCAAGGGGCGCATCCAGACCGGCCGGGGCCAAAAAGGCCCGCGAACGGGGCGGAAACTATGAGCATCGCTGCGCTTTGGCAAGGCCGTTAGCCCCCTTTGGCGAACGATCTTGCCCGCGATTTGCAAGAAAAAGCCCGGGCACCGGCCCGGGCTTTCAACACAATGAAAAAGGCCCGAAATCAGGCCTGTGGTCAGACGACCGGCCGGAAGGCCTTGGCCGCGCTGGCCTTGATCGGCTCGGCGGTCTCGGTGGCAACCTTCTTGCCGAGCTCCATCAGATCCTTGGACTGGGCGGTCAGAACCTCGAACTGCTTGCGGGTATGGGTGTTGATCAGTTCAAAGGCCTCGGGAACCGACTTCGAGCCCATCAGGGCCTGGACGAAATCGAACGCCTGGTCGGTGTTGGTCTTGGTATTCTCAATCAGCTTGGCGGTGTAGTCGCTCGCGCCCTTGGTGGCCGACTGATAGGAGGCCTCGATCGCGCCATTGTTGGCTTCGGCAGCTTCCTTGAGCTTCTGATAGCCGTCGCGCGCCTGGGCGAGGCCCTTTTCGGCGAACGCGCGCATGCCCTCTGGAAATTCGGTGAAGGAGGTCGGGGAAAATGAGAACGGATCGGCCTTGAAAACCATGGTGCGTATCCTTCATCGAACGGGTTTTATGTGAAACCCATCCGGTGGCGACGCCAACAGCACGGGCCGGTCGCGGGAGTGGGCTTTGGGAGCCCTTGCCAAGCCGCGATTGCCAAAGATTACATCAAAATTTTGTGCATTGCAACATTTCGTTGCAACGCACAAACGCATGGCCCTTCGGCGGAATGAGAAGGAAGCGGGCTTATTTGGTCTTTGTGACATCCATGGCGGCCCGGGTAACGGCCTGACCGATTTCGCTGGCCTGTTCGGCGAATACCCGCATCTGGTTCTGCACGTATTCGCTGTGCAATTTCATGACCTCGGTGAGATCGCCAGCCTTCAGCAACCGCTCGGCATAGTCCAGCGACGACGCGACATTCTTCTCTGCGAAGGTAATGGCTTTGACGCTGAGGTCCTTGGCCCCGACGCGAACCGCTTCGTTGCGTCCCTCCAGCGAGCTCGCCGCCTGCTGGGCCGAACTCAGGAACGTCTCGAAAGCCTTGCGTGCCTGGTCAAAACTGGCCTCCGCCATCGACCGCAACTCCTTGGGGATTTCAAACCGGTTATTCTGGTCCATCGCTTCGCTCCCTGTCGCCGCTGATGATTGCGTATCGATTGACGAGCGGGCGTCCATCAATCGTTTTTGGGGGAGGCGCTGCCGACCCCGCCATACGGCCATCGTGGGCATTTGAGTTTGTTTTGCAACACCTCAACGCGGTGCAGGCCGACAGGGTCCTTGCAGCCGCAAAATTAAGGATATCGGGGGTTTAAGCAGCTTTCGGCGCCGGGAAGACGTGGACCTCGCCGTGACAGCCCTTTACTAAGATTTTATTAAGGCTGTTTACCTTATGGCCGCCAGCATCGGGGGCCACGATGCTGTATGCCACGTCGACATGTCGGCGCCGGCCGAGACGATTTGGGACCGTTCGATCGAACCATGCCGATCAATGAAGCCGAATTTCAGGTCCGGGGTGTCCGAGATCCGCAACTTGCTGATCACGCCACCAGTGCCCTGCCGGTGTGGCTCTGGGCCAGCGACGGCACGCGCATTCTCTGGGCCAACCCCGCCGGCGCCGCCATATTCGGCGCGCGCAACAGCACGGCCCTTGCCGCGCGCACGTTCGGTCCGGCCGATCAGCACCGCCGCCAGGTCGCACGCCTTGCCGGACACCTGGCGCTCAACGGCGCCCCACGCCTGGAGCGTCTGCGCGGCTTCGGCACGGCGCTCGGTCTGCTTGTCACTTGCGCCTGCGCGCGACTGGTGTTTACCGGTGGCGGCATCGGCATCCTGGTCGCAGCGCTCGCGCCGGTCGGCCGAACGATCGCCTACGACGATCGCGTGGAACGGCTGGTTGATGACATCGATGCTCCGGTCGCAGCGTTCGCACGCGAAGGCGGATTGATCGCCGCCAACCGCACGGCTGTGCCGTTGTTTACAGCCAATCTTGCCGGACTGGGGCTCGATGCAGCGCGCCATGACGCGCTTCGCGACGGCCGGGCAAACGCAAAAATCTCCATCGGCCATGTCGAGCTGTACCGTGTGGGGCAAGGCGCAGAGACCACGCTGCTCGCGTTCGTGACACCGGTGGCACAGGCTCCCGCCGCGACAGTGTCCACCGTGGAAGCCGCAGACGAACAGGGCCTGGATATTGCCGCCGGGTCGCCACCGTGGCCTCTGCAGTCGCTGGACGATCTCGAATCGTCGCCCGCATCCACACCGCAACCCATTGCTGTCATCCCGCAAGCGGTGCCCGCTGCCGCCCGCTCTCTGGATGCACCGCCAGCGGTTCAGGCCGGTGCGATACCTGCGCGCGACGGCGCCGACACGATCATGACGGCCGCAGATGTCGCCCCCAGACTTCAAGCTCTCGCCGATCGACTCGCGGAGTTTGCGGGATGGAAAACGACGGCCCCCGTCGAAGCCTCCGCATCCCGACATGACGCCATCATCACCCCGGCGTCGCCTGCCACAGTGGATTCGCCATCGCAGGGTGATCCGGTGCAGCGGCCGACCGACTCGCCACGCGAGAACGAAATCGCGAGCCCGATTGTCCCGTGGGATACCGTCGCCGATATCGCAACGCCGGACGTTCCAGCGGCCTTTCAAAAGCTCGCAGATCGGCTGGCGGAGGTTGCAGGGTCCACGGATGCTCCGTCGAGCGAACACCTCGTCGAGGTGCCCTCCTCTGAACCGGTCGCTTTAGATGGAGCGGCCCCAGTGATCATCCCCGAACCGCCCGTGCCGCCGGCGACGGTCGACGATCCCAGCGATACGCCGGCCGATCGACCGCGCGAACCGCACGCGGCGAACCCGGATGTTCCCAGTCAGGCTGCGGAGGAGGCCCCAACGGCTGTCCTCCCTCTTCTCGATGAACAACCGCTGACGGCGCGTCGGCATCCGCTGCGGTTCAGGTGGCAGATGGATGCCGAAGGTCGTTTCTCACTCGGTTCCGACGAGTTTTCCCGCCTGATTGGCCCGCGGACCGCAACCGCTTTCGGACGTTTGTGGAGTGAAATCGCGGAGGTCTTCGGCCTGGATCCGGGCGGCCAGGTCCAGGCTGCGATCGCCACGCGTGACACATGGAGTGGAATCACGGTCAACTGGCCTGCGGACGATGCAGGCGGGCGCCTGCCGGTCGAACTGTCCGGATTGCCGGTCTACGACCGCAACAAGAAATTTTCAGGCTATCGCGGCTTCGGCGTATGTCGCGATCTGGAAGCTCTGGCCAACCTGGCGGCGCAGCGTCGACACGACGCTCTACATCCCGCGCCGTTGCTGCGAGAGACGCAAGCCATGACGCACGACTTCGGCACCAACGACATCCGCGCAAAAGACAGCGCTCCCGATATCGCGCTTTCTTCACCATCAACGGAAACGGACCATCCTGTGGAATCACCCCCGAACGTCGTGCCGTTCCGGCCCGCAACCGATCTGAAGACACCGACCCTGACGCCGGTGGAGAACAATGCATTCAACGAGTTGGCGCGACAACTCGCGTCGCGGCTCGATACCGAACGGCTCGAACTCGATGCGCGAGACAAAGCCCCGGTCATCTCTCCGGAATTGTTCGCTGACGCGGCTGTCGACCCCGATGTCGCCCCGCCCGGAGATCAGCCGGCATCGACTCCCACAGCCACATCGGACAACCAACGAGCAGCACCTCTGCATGCCCCCATGCCGCCGCCACAGGGCGAGTCCCGCCGC is drawn from Bradyrhizobium prioriisuperbiae and contains these coding sequences:
- a CDS encoding phasin family protein, whose product is MDQNNRFEIPKELRSMAEASFDQARKAFETFLSSAQQAASSLEGRNEAVRVGAKDLSVKAITFAEKNVASSLDYAERLLKAGDLTEVMKLHSEYVQNQMRVFAEQASEIGQAVTRAAMDVTKTK
- a CDS encoding PAS domain-containing protein, giving the protein MPINEAEFQVRGVRDPQLADHATSALPVWLWASDGTRILWANPAGAAIFGARNSTALAARTFGPADQHRRQVARLAGHLALNGAPRLERLRGFGTALGLLVTCACARLVFTGGGIGILVAALAPVGRTIAYDDRVERLVDDIDAPVAAFAREGGLIAANRTAVPLFTANLAGLGLDAARHDALRDGRANAKISIGHVELYRVGQGAETTLLAFVTPVAQAPAATVSTVEAADEQGLDIAAGSPPWPLQSLDDLESSPASTPQPIAVIPQAVPAAARSLDAPPAVQAGAIPARDGADTIMTAADVAPRLQALADRLAEFAGWKTTAPVEASASRHDAIITPASPATVDSPSQGDPVQRPTDSPRENEIASPIVPWDTVADIATPDVPAAFQKLADRLAEVAGSTDAPSSEHLVEVPSSEPVALDGAAPVIIPEPPVPPATVDDPSDTPADRPREPHAANPDVPSQAAEEAPTAVLPLLDEQPLTARRHPLRFRWQMDAEGRFSLGSDEFSRLIGPRTATAFGRLWSEIAEVFGLDPGGQVQAAIATRDTWSGITVNWPADDAGGRLPVELSGLPVYDRNKKFSGYRGFGVCRDLEALANLAAQRRHDALHPAPLLRETQAMTHDFGTNDIRAKDSAPDIALSSPSTETDHPVESPPNVVPFRPATDLKTPTLTPVENNAFNELARQLASRLDTERLELDARDKAPVISPELFADAAVDPDVAPPGDQPASTPTATSDNQRAAPLHAPMPPPQGESRRDTLLYDRIPVGILIYRLDRLLYANKAFLDRVGYADLQALAAAGGLDALYVEPGVDGGGSVSDEGTPVKIAATGHGDMPTEARLHSMSWDGDAAHALIFAAPHTKPAGTAPIAAPPAAIPIVPTAEIDTRAEELGTILDATDDGILIFGADGGILTCNRGAEILFGHDDRDIVQHNLTDMFAPDDHAAVRDDFAGLKAGHRPQCRKVRGRARNGDTPALSLTIGRTTANGERFFAICRTLAPSGIAEAQRAEAPAAESDTTAKRQTERAANARADILARISHEVRTPLNSIIGFTDVMIEERFGALGNERYVAYMRDIRAAGERVLAIISDLLDLSRAETGKLDLTFARQDLNDMVEKCVTIMQPQANRERIIIRTSLAHALPPVTADASALRQIVLNLVGNSIHVARAGGQVIVSTALTDLGDVVLRIRDTGRGLNHSEMEAALEQFRQPASDQLAQDNVGINLSLTRALVEANQAQFHIKSAPQSGTLVEVAFTPKTAQAV
- a CDS encoding phasin produces the protein MVFKADPFSFSPTSFTEFPEGMRAFAEKGLAQARDGYQKLKEAAEANNGAIEASYQSATKGASDYTAKLIENTKTNTDQAFDFVQALMGSKSVPEAFELINTHTRKQFEVLTAQSKDLMELGKKVATETAEPIKASAAKAFRPVV